The genomic interval GGCTGCGAGGTCTGTATCGAATCATGTCTTATGCTTCGAAGCCAATGGCACGGCCAAGCGGAAGTTGTGTTTCTTCAAAGATGTGGCTGAACGACCGTTTTGCTCGCGTGAGGGGAGTTTGCTGAGTGAAAAGGACAAACAAAAAGCTGTCCCCTCACTGCGAAGGGGGACGTACCGTACCACATCGGCAAGCCATGGAGGAAGGCACAGCTCCCCCAAGCACAGCTTACGCAGGTCGAGGCGTTTTCCCCGACAGCCCAGCTTCCCCAACTTTGCTTCttccgctgccgccgccgccgttgcttgccgccgccgcctcctcctcctcatccaTCGGCCATCCTCCTTGTCTTTGTGGCCCGCCAGTGCCTGTTTGCCCGCTCCAAGTTGCAATAGAAGTGCTGCAAGTGCCTGCTTTAGTGCCCTGCTCCCTTCCCCTCTAACCGTGCCATCCCGGACAAGGGACGGGAAGCTCCACGCAGACCTGGGGCAAGACCCATTCCTGGCCCACCTTCCGGTGTGCCGTGGCACGGTTCAATCTCATTGTGGGCTGAGCAGCCGGACTATCTCTCTGCCGACTCCGAGAGGGTTTGACCAATGATGTGCAGCTGAGCTTTGCCCGCGCAAAATGCACAATTCCTCCTGTAGCTGGCCCCACCCATCGCCTCTCGGCCATCCCAGTTGAATCGCTGTGTCTTCATATCAAGGAACCGCACCGATCCATCTCATCACAGAGCCCCCTGCTCCCTTCTCTTCGACCCAAACTTCACTCTTCAGATCACCATGGCGGACGCCGGCGAAGACACCACGCACGTCCAGGAGCCTCTTGACCTCGTCAAGCTCCTGCTCGACGAAATGGTATTCGTCAAGCTGAGAGGTGACCGTGAGCTTAAGGGCAGACTTCATGTGAGTTGGGATGGGTGTCTTGGAGCTGTATGAGGCATACTAACTCGTATCGCAGGCATACGACAGTCATTGCAACCTTGTTCTGGGTGAGGTCGAGGAGACCATCTATGTGGTAGATGAGGATGAAGAAGATGAGGAAGTGAAGGTGAGAAGGCTCGATGAGTTTGATGTCTCTTCAAATGCTGACAGTATGCCGCAGACCATCAGCAGAAAATCGGAAATGCTCTTTGTTCGTGGTAAGTTCCAGCACATCTGAGGAACTAGTCAAAAGTCTAACAAGTTCGCAGGTGATAGCGTGGTTCTCATCTCGCCTCAAACGTCCTCATAACCATTGGGGGATCACGCATCAACCATCGCCGCGAAGGGGCTTTGGTTTTGAGTCAACACCAAGTACGCCCGAGCCGACGACAACATCTCACTGCTCACAACGCGTTTTGATGTCTCTTGTCGCGACACCGGAGAGGAAAAGATGTAACTCTTCATACGAATATCATCAATGCGGTCTCTCTCCATATACCCTCATCCCGAGACCACATTAGCACCCCTGGGCCTGTTGCAGAATCTACTCCACTACAGCCTGGGACAACTTGCGTATTGGTACGATGGTGCAGCCAGGGCCACTAGGACGCTTCATTATCATGGCTGAGGAACAGCTGGGCAGACTGACCCATTATAACCATACACTCAATATCGTCGTTTGCAGTTCAAATAGACATTCCTAGCAATGGAGCACGCTTTAGCGCACCCTGCTTTATGTTTCTCTATTCCATTCAATTGGATCTTCGAAAGCTCTACTATTCCGAACACTTTGATGACTCTTTCTTGCTCCTGGTTGGCAGCAGTTGATCAGGTCCGGCAAGAGGCGCAGCAAACAGGGTACAGCCGCAAATCAACTCACAAGCAAGCAATTGAGTGCCTGAGTCACACAAACTTCCGCTTCCGTTTGCCGCGACCTTTGTGGTGAGTGTATCCAGCCATGCGGGTCGCCATGGCTGAAGATTGATAGAACCGCCATTCTGTGATTAGGTATCTTACGGATACTTCAGTCAAGACACAATCCGGGGCTCCGCATTCTGCAATGACCTTGCCTTAGTAGGTAAATCCACCACCATCCAGGCGTCACCACAGCATAAGGTAGGTTGATGCTGGCCCGTGCCAAAGCTCTTATCGATAAGCCCCGCCGAGTTACTCATGATGTCAACGCTGCTTTAGACTCGCCCATCTCTGAATTCCAACCACGCCTACCATGCCTTAATGCTCTGTGTATCTGTAAAAATATGGGCACGATACCTTACTGTATTCTGGGCGAGGCCAAACCAAGTGATTCAGCTCAATGCTCAGCAGGTCAGAACTTGTCCTGATTCGGGATCCTCGTTTGAAAGGCGCTAGTTGCGAGGGCTGTTGCATATAACATAGATACATTTCAGGAAACCGGCAGGGGATAATTGGCCCCAGAATAAGCGGCCTAGAAGTAAAGCAGCGGGGCATTCTGTCACCCGGGCGTGGTGTGGAGGTGGAAGTGGCCTCGACTGTCACTGCGGCACTGCCTGCCGTTAGACTTCGCCGCTCCGAGTCAATCGATGACTCCTTTCACTGTCCCGTCGCGACGCCAACTTTGTCGGAACTAAAATTCGCCCCTCcctctatatagcctcgaCACGCTGCATTGCACTCCCGTCGATCAATTCCATCAGATATCTTTCACAACCCCATTGTACTGCTTTTGACACGTATCAATGATCCTTAGGATACGAATATAACTGCTCCCATCACCCCACCATGACGAGCAAGAACATAAAGTCGTTACCGCATGAGAAGCGTAAGGGCGAAGCTGTATGGAAACCCCAAAGAGTTCGAATGCCTCTTCGCCCTAATCGTCGCTAACCACTCTACTCTAGGCTCTTAGCGACTTTGCCGAGTACGTTGAGAAGCAGCAGGCATTACGATACCCAAGCGCCAAATCAACCGACACTTCCAAGGTTACTGAAGTCCCTGAACATCAGCATGCCGAACTCGACGAGCTCTTTGACAACCTCGACCTAGCCGAGCCTACTCCTAGCG from Colletotrichum lupini chromosome 2, complete sequence carries:
- a CDS encoding LSM domain-containing protein; translated protein: MADAGEDTTHVQEPLDLVKLLLDEMVFVKLRGDRELKGRLHAYDSHCNLVLGEVEETIYVVDEDEEDEEVKVRRLDEFDVSSNADSMPQTISRKSEMLFVRGKFQHI